Part of the Lolium rigidum isolate FL_2022 chromosome 6, APGP_CSIRO_Lrig_0.1, whole genome shotgun sequence genome, ATGCATATGGAGATTTACATGAGTATGTTGGTGGTTTGGATAGTGACCACAATAACAATGTTATATATTAtgatgaattttaaaaaatagaCAAAGTGTGTCAAATAAGTTGGCTCATTCAATTGAGAAGTCAAAATAATTATAAAAAATCCGTTTGACTTCTTCTCTAGAGTGTTCAAGATATCTCATAGCAGAGAAAGGTTAGTCATTCACTAGCCATGATGAATCTTCTACTTCGTTGAACAAGGGAAATTTTCTAGAGATGATAGATTGGTACAAGGATAACAATGCAGAATTGAGAAATGCTCTTGATCGTGGTGTCAGAAAATGTCGGCTGATTTCCGGTGACATGCAAAAGAAACTTGCAAAGTGTTGTGCTGAAGAAGAAATCAATGTGATTATGGGAGAGCTTCGCGATAAAAAGTTCAGCTTGCCTATCGACGGGTCTTAAAGAACAAATGGCGGTAATTTTGAGGTTAAGAGTTTCATTTTGGTTTCATTTGTTTATTTTCTCCATGAATTCTTGATTTATTTAATCATTATCTACATTGTTTTATGTAAGTATGTGAGCAATGAAGGGAACGTTTCTGTGAGTGTTTGCTCaagtaacttgagtgtaacactttGGCTTAGATTCTCTCTGTTTTGTAGGCATGGATATAGTTTCCCCTTTACTTCTTAAAGTCAAGCTAATTACTCTAATTGGTTTGAGGTTGAGGTTACTTCACCAACTAATAAATTAGTTGGATTATACCCTAGGGTTCTAAATCAAGAAATGATGATATTTCACCGATGGATAGAGATCTCTCCCTTGTCTAGGGTTTAATGTGGATGGATTTGGAATAGACAAGGATGTAATAGATCCAAGTTTGATAATAGAACTTGTGTGAGTGTCCTTGTCATGAATTCTAGAATTGAGTTACAAAAATACTATGAGGGTCATGGTAAGAATATATATTGAATTCAAGACATGAAAAGGTATGGATGAGATTTTGGTTGTTCTATGTATTCTTATTTGTTTAGCATTTAATTTGTAGCAATGATTTTCTGCAAATAATATCATATTATGATCTTTCGAAGATCCGATATTTGATCCTCTAATAATGTGTTGTTGGATTAGttctagttccatttgatctaacccctagaTCAAAGCACCTTTAacaaaaacaaggttttaacaaaggtctcacttcaattccatcaagttaAGTGAAACTCTAATCACTTTGATAAGTttcatttgaaagcgcgaaaaattTCCCTGATATTCtaggcatgaatgcaatgcacacatctatatCGTCTctatttgtagcctctaaaccaagGATTTTACAAATGACACCTATCAAGAGAGATTCTTTTAACAATGCAAATTATGATTGGTTCAATCACTTAACGATATATTGTAGAAAGCGAGATATTATAAAATCACTTGTTGTTGTTATCACTCGATGGTTTCATGCCTTCAGAATTCGAAAAGGAGTTTTGACATGGCGTCATTAGTATTTTAATGGTTGGTGACATGCTTTCTAATGTCAGTAAGTCTTTATAACTATATGAATTAGTAATTCTTAGTCTCTTTTTTAATCTTGCAGGTTCTATTCTGGGTGTCTGAATACATATTTAGTGATCTCTAGTTATGTTTATGACTCCTATTGTCAAGTGAGCtattatttttcacatttacTTATGTATTGCATTATTCCAAACCATCATGACTTATGGTTCCTCGGTTTGGTACttatatttgaaaaaaaaattaatgctgcattttttattttttacttagCTTACAGCTCATCCAAACTCCTATTTTTTCGTAGCTCTTCCATTGTGCATGTAGTGTTGCAATTTCACATGTTTTGTTGCAAAAAACTTTACCCCTCCCCCTTTTACAAATGTTGTCAATTTTCTTCCATTTTAAATAGGCCGACACCACTACCATGCATGTTTCTCAAAAAACATACTTCCTCCAATTTTAACAAATCTAAGAAAATTTTAATAGAAATGAGGGAGTATATATATAAGACCACGCACGAGAAAAGGATACATACACCATTGGGCCATGCTAGGCGTCGGGCGACCGATCCCGCCTCCAGATCGGTTGCCTCTACCGCCGTCCGTTCGGTGTATCAAACGCACAAAAATCATCGCTTTGGACAGGTCGCTTTCACCGCAGGCCGTGTCAGGTGGTTTTGTCAGGGACGCGCTGTGACTTCTCTAGCGTTGCAGCGCTGTCATCATTCATCTGTGTAGGTGCGTGATGCGAGTTAAGCTAGTTATTTGCATGCCTGGCGCGAGTGCGTGCATGGCAGTTCTCACATGCGTGGGCTCCATCTTTGCTAATTACATGTAAAAAAATGTTCAGAGTATCTAACAATAATAAGTACTCTAACAAAAAATTGAGTGTTTTACAACAATATTCAACACTGATTTCAATAAAAAGCAACAGTTTCAGCACTAATAATTATTTGGACGAAAAATATATCTTTACAACAATTcaccaatatatttacaacaataattaacaacaaaaccaacaatttttttgGGTGTTTACCACAACAGTAAATTATGTTTTTGACAAAAACAACAATTCCAACACTACAAAATTCCGAAGCCaaaaatatctttacaacaaattatcaatatatttacaacaataattaacagCAAAACTAACAAAACAATTAGGTGTTTACAAcaataatgtgcaaaaaattaaaCAGACAACAACAATTTCCAATTAAACAATCCCATGCTaaaaatatctttacaacaaatcacaattatatttacaacaaaaatctcAAAGTAAACTAACATTTTTGGGTGTCCACAAAAATATTCACCTGTGTTAAAAAaatcccgggatgaaagttttcaTAACATATCGGATAGTAATTTACAATAATATTCCAATACTATCTCACCTAAATCAATGAAATAATCCAACATTAGCAATATTCCCATGCAAAATATAATTGTAAATAAAATCAAAAGTTGCTTTCAACAAATTTCGTGGCAAAAATGGTGTCCATTGCGGCCTTGTACTCTTCGATTCAGCCAGGCAACCACGAATCCAGCTTGCTAGAGGGCGGCGGCACTACATCTGGCGACCTCTATCCCATTCCCACTTGTTTGCATCGAAAGACACACAAGACACCGGTTTGttaaaaaaaatacataaaattGAAAAGTCTAATTATAGTTTTGCCACTAAAATTTTAACTAACCACTGTTATTTTTGTAGCCACGCACTAAAAAATATGGTGAAAATCTAGCTAGCGTCATAATCATGGCCTCTCACTCCACATTTCTTTTGTAGGCCGTAGGCTagcacacaacaagtagcaagtaCTACTACACGAGTAGACAAAAACAAGCAGCAACAGTGGTCCAAGCTGCACGTAGGAAAAGCAAGTTGCAAGCTCAGGACGAGAGACATATGAGCACGTCATCTAGCTGGAGTGTGAAATAAAAAGGCAGTTCTGTGAGCTAGCTCGGCCGGACCAAAGGAAACTAAGCGCGCGCGAGCATGAGCAAGAACGACCGATCTGCGAcgcgatcggtcgccggatcACAAGCATTTTCCTACACCATTTGTGTTCGCACATGACCCACGcattagaaaaaaaaaagacaaaactagACCTATTAACGCGGCATTTAGTTACTTTTTTCTTGCTTGATACTAAGGCAGCTTGCAATTAATCACGTAAGACGGAAATGTATGAAAAAGAAAATGGATAAACGAAGTTAGCACCTCCAGGGTCACCAAGGTCGCTCGTTGGGCTCGCGCGCCTGGTGCGGTAGTATTCCGGTACATTTGGAAACTCTTACACACGTTATCATAAGTAATAGCGTGCCGACATCTCGCGTGATAAACACTTATTTTCGCGGAGGAAAACTATTATTACATAGAAAATGGCAAAATGTTGCGTCCACGTCAAAATAAAAGTAATACTATGGACATGGTAGCCTGCTGCAGGATTGCTACAGCCGGCGCCATGGAGGAAGATGGACGTCGCTCCATGATACTCTTCTCAATTGTCGGCTGTGTAAAGCGTGCAACAACCTATGCAGGCGGCCGTTTTGCCTTGCCTTTAGAATAATCTGAGTAGTTTTGTGCTCAATATTAACCTCGATGGAGCTAGGCTGATAGGCTCGGTCTTATGGCGAACGACTGGCGACGACTCCCATAGTAATTAAGTCTTCGCTCAGGCAGCATAAAGGGACATTTGGAAAATTTTGCCTTCTGAGGATGACACGTAGTAACTGTCTAACAGTAGCTCTCGCAGCGCGTTGAGTCCATGTATATTTAGTGGAGCTATATTTTTTTGAACACATTTAATGGAGTTATATGTAGAAAATACTATAAGCTTTCAAACGAAAAGTTCTCATATGACAAATAGACTACTCCGTGCATGCTCTCCCTATCATAGGTCCTATGGTTGACATGTAGTAATTGTTTGACAGTAGCGGGTTAACTTTGGCATGAGTAACCGCTTGAAAGTAGCTCTAGCAGTGTATGTTTATTTAATGAGATCAGGCAGGACAAAGTTCACAtatgaaaagtcaaaccaagtaaatttTGATCGAACTAAaataatctatcaacaaatataatattttgcagATACCgtgatgaaaatatattttattatctatctaatgatattaaatttgtattttgcatgttaataatttttggtaaaagcttagtcaaacttgaAATAGTTTgagtttctaaaaataatataagtcttaagctttgggatggaggtagtattcacTGCATATTCTCTATCATAGCCCTTAATCTATAGCGGGTTTACCTTCCGAGGTTGACATGTAGCAGGATAAGTCCATGGTGTCTTGATGGTCAAGGCGGGAGATAATTTGATGTAGGACATTCCGAGGCATTAGTAGTATATATTATTCTAACATAATCACTTGGAGTAGtataatagaaatagaaaaaatgAATATAGGTAAAATCTCAAAACAAATTGATAATGAAGCTTTAGTGAGCATAGAAGTCATATTCAATGGCAAACCTCTACCATTTAATATATTCCGTAATTTTATGAATCAATACATTTGCTTATTCCTCATTCATGCGCATGTCGCCCATCATCAAGTATTCGAGAAGCCATTGCAGACATCATATTGCTCAACTTATGTGGCATTGCATGTAGTTGTATGTAATACTTATGCCACTCCTTCTATGGTTAgtctaagggtgtgttcggttgagTTGTGGATTCTGAAAAGTTGTTGTGAACTGTAAAAAAAATGTTGTCTGGAAGTTATTTAGTTTAGCAACTGTGAACCGTGGATTTGGTTAGAGATTCTGCGGTTCTAATCGAGAAGTTAGCTCGAAAAACTCAACCAAACACAACCTAAGAATATCTCAGGTGCAACCCAAGGCTAGCACACATCATGACACTATTCAATAGTCTATGAGTCAATTAAGAATTAAGCTATTTATCACGTCGTGATTTGTGCTAACCTTGAGCAGGAACGTGGTAACAATTGCACGAGAGTGAGATTTTACTATTTACATATGAGTTGTAAGTGAGAAAGATGTCTCATACATCGAATGTTCTTAGCGATTCATAGTAGTTATGAGATGCAACATGGATTGCAAATCGGATTCAATGGCGTCATCTAACTAAGAATTAAATTGGTTTTGAATCGAATGAAAATTAGTCACTTCTTTAATGTTAGGCATACATATGATAGGTTTCGTTGTTGACTGTATTGTTTAGGTGTGATTGGCAAAAAAGTAGTTTACGCTCGACAAAACATATGTAGGGAATAGCGCTATTTGACCCTAGGGTGTAGAATAGTTATTCTACACCCACCCTCTATCTTTGCAACCGTAAATAATTTTTACGTCACATAATTTTCTTTCTTACTTCATAAGTCGAGTAGAACGTAAGAAAAATAGACCTTGCAAATTTTTGTTTGTTTATGTGACATAAAAAAATATGATATAAAATAAGTATTTTCGTTATTTTTTACACTACAATAACTCACATAATGCGTTTTTATGTCGATTTTTGTGTGGTAAGTCTATATGGACGTAATTATATGTATAAAAACATAATTTTATGAATGTAACAACGTAAAAATTATGTTAGGTGTAAAATAACTTTTATTCACCCTGGGGTCTCAAATAGCGTTTCTATATCACCCACCACTATGATATAGGCGTACGTAGTTACCAAACATCGCACAAATATAAGTCTCCCACAACAGTTTACAACTTGGCAGCAGCACGTACGGTTCAGGTTTACATACGAACAACAAAACCTAGACCATAGTAACGAAGCATGCGGTAATTTTTTTTCTTACACAAACGCGGCATGCAGTTAACTAGGAAAGACCGAAATTTACGGAAAATCAAACGGAAAAATGAAGGAAGGAGCGGCACATTATGATTTTGGTGAGTCGTCGTCATGCATCGCTCTCTCGTCGTTGCGTATGATCACGAGCGCCTGCTCGAGGTTGTCCACGACTTCGGACATGGGTGGGCGGTCTTCCCTCTGCGGCCACAGGCAGAGCAACGCCGTGTTCGCCACGTCCTGCAGCGCCTTCAGCTGTCGCGGCGTCGTCCCCAGAGCCGGCCGGCCGTCAAGCACATTCCGCAGGTCGCCGTTGTGTATAACCGGGAGCGTGGAGCTCACCAGGGTCACCAAACCCGGACTGACGGGCGGCCTCCCCGTGAGCACCTCCAGCATGACCACGCCGAAGCTGTACACGTCGCTCGCCGGGCTCACGCGCCTCGTGCGGGAGTACTCCGGATCGATGTACCCGAATGTGCCGACGACCTCCTCCACGGGCTGGCCCTGGTCGCCCGCCGCTCGCAGTACCGCTACGCCGAAGTCGGACAGGTGCGACTTCCAGCTCGCGTCCAGGAGGATGTTGGAGGAAGTGACGTTGCGGTGGATCACCGGACGTTCCGCGAAGCGGTGCAGGTGCAGGAGCGCACGGGACACGCCCAGCAGCGCCTCGAGACGGGCCTTCCAGGACGACGCCACCGGCGACGAGCTAGAGCCCTCGAGCAAGCCCGACAGCTGGTCTCTGAGAGTGCCGTTACCCATGTGGTCGTAGACGAATATGGGACGCTCCCACTCGGAGCACCAGGCGACGAGACGCGCTATGTGGTTGTGGCGGAGAGGGTAGAGGGTCTCGAGCTCCGCCACGAACGCGTCCTCCATGCCCTGGCGCCCGTGCTCGTTCAGCACCTTCACGGCCACCTCCCGCACCCTGCCGCCGCGGTGCAGACGGCCCTGGTACACCTTCCCCGAGAAACCTTCGCCTAGCAGATAAGCCAGGTTCTCGGTCGCTTCTTCAACCTCCGCCCACGTGAGCCTGCTGGGCCTGGGGTGGTAATCGGAGACCAAGCTCGCATGCGCATGCGTGGAGGTGGAGCCAGAGCTGGAGGAGCCCTCCGTCAGTGCCCCGCTGTCTTGTCTGTCAGGAAGGATGCTTTCCTCGACGCGGCGGCGGGTGACGGCGGTATGGAAGGCCAAGGGGAAGAGGCTGAGGTCGGAGGTGATCTTGGCGTTGACATCCCTGAATGCGTCGGAGCGGCAGCGAAGAAAGGAGAGCCGATCTATGCAGGCCACGACAAGTTTGTCCGCCTCCTGTAGCGTGGAGTAGAGCTGGGCGAGCGGAAGCTCCACCTCCGGGTCCTCCGGTAGCGTAGGCAGCATCTTGTGGATCACGGACAAGTAACGCACGAGGTAGGCGCAGTCCTGCTTCTTACGGCGCACCTTGTCCGCCTCCTGCGTGATCTTCAAGATGATCTTGCCGACCCATACGACGAGCTGCGCCACTCCCAGCCCGGTCGCCAACGCCGCCATGACTAGCTCTCTGTGCTCCCTCTCCCGTTAGTATGAACTGCTCGAAGACGAAGATGAATACGATTATACGAAATGGAGGCAGCCTGATGGGGTATATATTATTGGTTTGCCTTGTTGCGGGCGAAACCACGATACCTTACCGGATGGATGGCGGATACACTCGCTTCCGAGGACCGGGTATGCCCAAGAGTTTTCTAGAATTTATCTAACTTCTTTATTCTAGAATTAGTTTTTTTCTCGACAAAGCGAATATgttaatatcgtgaagatacaATTACATTCTCTGTTGGTTGTAGTAGCGGACAAAGCACCACCAAGACGGGCACCAGAAATCAATTGTCTCAAAAAGTGACATCTTCAAAAAAGGAACAGTGCACAAACATCTTCATTGCTCTGATCATAGATCATAGATTTTCACTCAGGAGAAAGTCCACTCTCATAGAACAATGTCTTCGATAAGGTTTTTGCTAGGCACCACCAATTAAGACCGTATCTTGGATTTTCACTATAAAAGTTTAGACTTTGGATTTCTCCTATGTTATCACCCCCACTTGCCGATGCCTCCGCTCCAAGTCACGAATCACCGAGCCAAAACCCCATCTTCACCAGGTGTCGAACCACCATCACTAGTCCTCAGATCTCTGCTTCCATGCATTCTCTACGACTGGTTTCACCATGCAACTAAAGACATGTCCCACGATGGCAATAGTATGTAGAGCTTCGCATCgcaccctctgaaaccaaactgtCAGAAAAAACATGGTTGTGTTCCCTAATAGGTGAATACCATATGATCCGGCTATCTCCAGGCGTATCATCCATTGGAGtttgccggcggagccttccggaactcaacactccgggtaGATCAATGAAGGCAGGCATCAAGCGGATCTTCATCATGGCATGAGACGGATCCTAGGACCGCCTCTTTTATTTGAGCCGTGCCAGCCCCCATGCCACTCACCGACAACCTGCAAGATCCACCAGACCAAACCCTACAAGCATCGAAATGGGCTAGTCCAGTAATGATAAAGGACGATAGAGGAGGTTCGACCCCCACCGGATCTGGCCCTACCACGCAGCGAAGAGGACTAGGGAAGCGACACGGCAGACACCCAGATGAAGATCTAGGGTTCCCACTACCACACGGCCCGGCCCTGCACCTCCACCACTGGGACAGGACCTCTGCCACCACCCCGACTAGGGCACCTCCCTGGTCGCTGCTCGACGACATGTCCGCCATATCCGCCCCAGCAGCCATGACGGCTATCCCCGACAACCACCATCCCTTGAAAACCTTCAGCAGTTGGGACCGTCATCATCAAGACGAGGTTTGGTGGTAACGACGACGTGAGGAGAAGGTGGCGGGGAGCTCAGGAGGAACGTGGTGTCGACATGGGGTGTGAAACACATGGTTCCTTTTTTCAACAGATATACGTGGGTATTGATTCAAGATTAAGTTAGAATCGCATATGCTCCCTCCGTCCTATGAAACTTGTCTTGGATATGTTAAAATTTGGATATATACATacatcaaaaaaattaaaaatgaaGAAAACTTTGATAGGACAGAGAGTATTTTTTGCAAACATTCGACCAATATATTAATAATTATAAACAATTGTACAAAGTAGCCCAAAAAAGTAATAAAATTACAAATATGtacttggaccacctagcgacgactacgccAGTTCTTTTGacagcttctccgagaagctgccctccccgcCTTCCTGGGGAAGCCGATGACAAAATTTTGTGAGGCTTCCAAACTAGTTTAGCCTTAGCTATTCTAGAAGCCTCGAAATTTTTTAGAACCGGCTTCCTCAGGAAGtcggggagggcagcttctccgagaagccgccaaaagaactgggccatacactagcacgagccgaaggcgcgccgccgtcctcaccCCTCCATCACCAGAGCCGagaaaagcttgtcgtagtagagcttgttataATAGACAGACAAGAAGTTGTCGTGGTAAGGCCCTAAAGGACAAGCGCACTAGTGCAGCAACCATCgcaaatgatgacaaccgtagatcgaaaGAGACTGATATAGAACAACACAAACGAGCACGGAAATTGACCGGATCCCAAGATATCCTTTAGGCACatgactccacgcgccctccgttaGCGCAAGATGCACCAGATAAGCGAGCATAgagcggggaggaccttattctaacttctctgagaagaagtgaagaagaagaaccccctatgatcctgtaatatcccaggtaatggggttacaaaaatagaggaaacagatgtgtgcattgcattcatgcatagaaaatctggggaattttcgcgctttaaagtaaaacagtcacagtaactgaagtttcacttgaccttggtggaattgaactagctcatcaagtcaagcgctataaacctcaatgtgactttgttaaaccttattttgggtagagatgatttgatctaaggggttagatcaaatggaactaataatcaacacaacaacactttaatcaatgatcaactgcttgatctcataacagatcataatatggtaatcattgccataacatagGAACATCAGGATATTtttcaagacaattcctagagagagaacctaattatgttaaacctagatattgatgatcacatcaacctctagggagcctaaccttaggttatcattgaattccttcccaaatgagagagaccattcatactaacctTAGCTTTACCTACTTAAGAATCAAGgacaccattgaactaaagtattgggttgtaaaccatttcatcttggagtgatgagataaccaaataccaagtggaataggactatatccatgaattagtgaaataagggttggactaatccaactaaattagacaaatggaatcttagcttagatacctaaggaaatcttgtgagtacaccataaaccctagaataaaccattcatatatgagagagctcaagctatagtgttatactcaagatagttgaggcaacacttaaatttaagggagagaactatccatatacccagatgattatatcatcattccctggaaagaaccctaagtaatatctcaggcattctcctgggatataaagtttagtggcaaccatagtagtctcaTTCAAGAAtataaattagaagtactataccctagtagatcaagacaatgcttgatcatggaagtgagaaacctatttaatgagagataccttagaaagcccaaccttgatcattataaattgagtgatgatcataaaccctaagaacttgaagtagagatattaagaacaagttgattatgcctaatccatgatcatgctcttgaggtatgtgaggataagttaaaccctaataggataagtagatatcattcaccacatgaaatcatagggagatcactagtaagtaaACCTGGGCTATATCTCAATCCTGACTTgtaaatcacttggtgatcataagtagaatcctaccacatttacattccacctattcttcacttaagaaccacaagaaaacctttaaagacaactctatactttatatggtgagaaaccatcaatccatttgaccaaagttaactataaaaagaattattacCAATGTAGTCACTTTAATAATAAAttggggataataatagaagttagttggtagaagataaaaccaattctcaatatcttagtaactagaggagatcataaaatgttaagtaagccatcaccttatcatggttaggggagattcaaccctagcacatgcaatatggtgtcatttcatctctataaTCTAGTACTATACCTTAaacctagtttatgcatcaccaTGGTGATCACCATATAAAACCAGGCTATAATTgagattccaaaccatatgccattaggtaaataacattagaaccctagtattgcacattaatcaaatcttatgcttcaaatcttgaacataagaaaaaccttgtgctacatttcataattaaaaccatgtgtgtACAAATCAACCAATTAtccttgtaaccaagatcaaccatgattgaaataatacctacataaatactttcaaagataatgaaaagtattaaccttaacaaggggTTTACCATAGATACTATAAAACCATAATACATTGGTGCTCATATAAAAacatgtgcaagtgaccaattccctaaattgaaaccaagacttagtacaacctttaaaatactttgagttgaaagtatcaactatAATAATCCAAAATATTTGATtcacaaggaaaaagaaaattaaaatgagaatataaactcatgtctatttgttattttgaaaaagccaacaagcatgaaatgtaatcaaatataaaatacttgctTCATATAAGAATGTGGTGTAATGCATCACTCCATCTTTTAATTGAATTGACATAACAAGAAACCtgcaaatttaaatttgaattcaaatcagattcaaatagaaaatagaaaactaaaaatagaaaacagaaaagaggagaaaaagcatacctggaccttacctggccgtggcagcccaccagAAGCCCATCACCACAGCCCAGCAAGCAGCCACAAAggcagcccagcccagcccgtaTACCTCTTCACTGGATAAGACCGAAGAGGAGCTCACCGTCTTCGTCTTCGCTTGCGTCGACGCACGGCAGCTCGCCACCGCGATGGAGAGGCCACGTCCCGTGGTCGTCGCCGCCGTTGCTGACCGCCAGCGCACGCAGGAGGAGGTATAAAGCGCACAGCAGCCACAAATTTCCCTCTCTTCGTCGCAATCATCCGAATTTCCGAAAACCTAGCCTCAGacctccgctcgccgccggcaaTTGGGGCAGCCCCGTGCCTCGCCGTGGATACTCCCATCACCACCGTGTTCTCCTCGTTCTCCTAGTCGTCGCGTGCTAGCTGGGAGGGTCTGGTGATGACGAATTCGGCCATCTTCCCCGACTAGCGCCGCCACGGCCATGGACGATATTGTCACCGTCCGGCCATCTCCGCATCAGCTGAGCACACCATCGCGCTCCTGGTAAGCTAGGGATCCTCGTGAGCTACCTCCCCATCTCGCTCTCGCTTCGTAGCTCTCTGCCGGCATGTATCTGCGCTCACCTCCGCTCGGCTTCGTCGCCGGCGAAGTTCCGGTGACGATTGgctagcggcgccgccaccattaggCTCCCCATGGTGTCGCGAATCGGATAGGCTAGTCTTCCCGTCCGCGGGAGCACCACAgtgccgccgccgtcgacgaaTGGCTCGCCGGCAGTGACCTCCTGAGCCACGTCTGCAATTTTGACTCTGGCCAATGACCACGTGGCGGCCGACGTGTCTAAGGCCCACCGATCATTGACTCGTGGGTAGGAGCAGTTCGGGTGTAGATAGTAGTTTCTATTTAATTCAAAATCCAGAAATTACTGAAAACTTTATAGATAAATaggaaattcattataactcagaaaaatataaataaggtatcaaaattcttagaaaactaaactctatccaataaaaatataatatgaaatttttatttttaataaaaatttaattatttagtacttgttaattaagccttttcttttaaatccaaaattcaattaaaattcaataattagaaaaactTCATAAAACAAatcaaaaccagtaagtaaataaggaaaacattaaaattaattttcctttactattaacttatt contains:
- the LOC124668099 gene encoding probable serine/threonine-protein kinase PBL25, whose translation is MAALATGLGVAQLVVWVGKIILKITQEADKVRRKKQDCAYLVRYLSVIHKMLPTLPEDPEVELPLAQLYSTLQEADKLVVACIDRLSFLRCRSDAFRDVNAKITSDLSLFPLAFHTAVTRRRVEESILPDRQDSGALTEGSSSSGSTSTHAHASLVSDYHPRPSRLTWAEVEEATENLAYLLGEGFSGKVYQGRLHRGGRVREVAVKVLNEHGRQGMEDAFVAELETLYPLRHNHIARLVAWCSEWERPIFVYDHMGNGTLRDQLSGLLEGSSSSPVASSWKARLEALLGVSRALLHLHRFAERPVIHRNVTSSNILLDASWKSHLSDFGVAVLRAAGDQGQPVEEVVGTFGYIDPEYSRTRRVSPASDVYSFGVVMLEVLTGRPPVSPGLVTLVSSTLPVIHNGDLRNVLDGRPALGTTPRQLKALQDVANTALLCLWPQREDRPPMSEVVDNLEQALVIIRNDERAMHDDDSPKS